A section of the Candidatus Latescibacterota bacterium genome encodes:
- a CDS encoding TolC family protein gives MRRLPALLLAVGLALLGRPSTLRAEAVTAIPGTEVTSAQHLSLEQCIDLALGVEGNAALRAERERRRELDGQMGQARATGLPTLDLSGTWSRGRDPSFAFNSTFGGDGVDAGGTGNATLDSLLAGFSFIPAPEDIAAQTFWRSSLNARWELRPGLVFNAVGAAGLGIERQDAAVRGAEHRAVETVMTSYHALVAQAENLAALDADLAAKREFLSVTRKRQALGLSTPLDTLRAAVALANLEPERRNAAQNLRDAGARLNLAMGREPLTPLTVTGEQAVELDPLPARVPAAAVAARSDLRQIELLQSILRKNRGAQKAQHRPYLSADASYGYVTSEFDQLFDTGHDFWSASVTLTVPLFDGLSTRGKVTETEASIRRTGIEYRDALRQAELELESTLGALAAARETLLAASLNEQAAAEALAQTQQRYGLGKADYLSVLDAQTQHRLARQNGIAARSQVLGLTATVKRLLGHDPREALGAVLDALPAADAAASGR, from the coding sequence ATGCGGCGCCTGCCCGCGCTGCTGCTCGCGGTCGGTCTGGCGCTGCTCGGGCGGCCGTCGACCCTCCGCGCGGAGGCGGTGACGGCCATCCCCGGCACTGAAGTCACGTCCGCCCAGCACCTGAGCCTGGAGCAGTGCATCGACCTCGCCCTGGGGGTCGAGGGCAACGCCGCCCTGCGCGCCGAGCGCGAGCGCCGCCGGGAACTGGACGGCCAGATGGGCCAGGCCCGCGCCACCGGCCTGCCCACCCTGGATCTCTCCGGCACCTGGAGCCGCGGCCGCGACCCCAGCTTCGCCTTCAACTCGACCTTCGGCGGCGACGGCGTCGACGCCGGCGGCACCGGCAACGCCACCCTGGACAGCCTTCTCGCCGGCTTCAGCTTCATTCCGGCGCCGGAGGACATCGCCGCCCAGACCTTCTGGCGCAGCAGCCTGAACGCCCGCTGGGAGCTGCGGCCGGGCCTGGTCTTCAACGCGGTGGGCGCCGCGGGCCTTGGCATCGAGCGCCAGGACGCGGCGGTGCGCGGGGCCGAGCACCGCGCCGTGGAGACCGTGATGACCTCCTACCACGCGCTGGTCGCCCAGGCGGAGAACCTGGCCGCCCTCGACGCGGACCTCGCCGCCAAGCGGGAGTTCCTGAGCGTCACGCGCAAGCGTCAGGCGCTGGGCCTTTCCACGCCGCTGGACACGCTGCGCGCGGCCGTCGCCCTGGCCAACCTCGAGCCGGAGCGCCGCAACGCGGCGCAGAACCTGCGCGACGCCGGGGCGCGTCTCAACCTGGCCATGGGGCGCGAGCCTCTGACGCCGCTGACGGTCACCGGCGAGCAGGCCGTGGAGCTGGATCCGCTGCCCGCGCGGGTGCCGGCGGCGGCGGTGGCGGCCCGGTCCGACCTGCGGCAGATCGAGCTGCTGCAGTCGATCCTGCGCAAGAATCGCGGGGCGCAGAAGGCCCAGCACCGGCCCTATCTGTCCGCCGACGCGTCCTACGGCTACGTCACCAGCGAGTTCGACCAGCTCTTCGACACCGGGCACGACTTCTGGAGCGCGAGCGTGACGCTCACGGTGCCGCTCTTCGACGGCCTCTCCACGCGCGGCAAGGTGACGGAGACCGAGGCGTCGATCCGGCGCACGGGCATCGAGTACCGCGACGCGCTGCGGCAGGCGGAACTCGAGCTGGAGTCCACGCTGGGCGCGCTCGCGGCGGCGCGGGAGACCCTGCTCGCCGCGTCGCTGAACGAGCAGGCGGCCGCAGAGGCCCTCGCCCAGACGCAGCAGCGCTATGGCCTGGGCAAGGCCGACTATCTCAGCGTCCTCGATGCCCAGACCCAGCACCGTCTCGCGCGCCAGAACGGCATCGCCGCGCGCAGCCAGGTGCTCGGCCTCACCGCCACCGTCAAGCGACTGCTGGGGCACGATCCCCGCGAAGCGCTCGGCGCCGTGCTCGACGCCTTGCCCGCTGCCGACGCAGCGGCCTCCGGGAGGTAA
- a CDS encoding efflux RND transporter periplasmic adaptor subunit, with product MGSNTRARLARPAAWLLALGLVGLGLAAGCGGKADAQADADVPASEKPRNVRVLVLGPTPLEEYLELTGRAAPVRGTDVSAEEGGRVESLPAGKGSRVDAGGTLVALDRRLLAAELESASAARDLAAFEAARQESLLAENMVSEWEARAARTQLRQAEAALDVATLRHERARIPAPFAGVVTERYVELGQLISPGMPVARVVDPSVLKLECSVSDRDVALLEKGKRADVQFGVDGPRSQGRVHWVGLEADPMSGKFPVEIRVDNPDLALRPGVMGRALLLKARHENVISIPRDAVLQRGGGPAAFVVQDGRAVERDLELGADQGLMVVVTRGLSAGERLVVRGQRELVAGGPVNVTETTERPDGSLAGDPAEFGAAASAGGGGR from the coding sequence ATGGGATCCAACACTCGCGCGCGGCTCGCGCGGCCGGCGGCCTGGCTGCTCGCCCTGGGCCTGGTGGGCCTCGGCCTCGCCGCGGGCTGCGGCGGCAAGGCGGACGCCCAGGCCGACGCCGACGTGCCAGCCTCCGAGAAGCCGCGCAACGTGCGCGTCCTCGTGCTCGGCCCCACGCCGCTAGAGGAGTACCTCGAGTTGACCGGGCGCGCCGCGCCCGTGCGGGGCACCGACGTGAGCGCCGAGGAGGGCGGGCGCGTCGAGTCGCTGCCGGCCGGCAAGGGCAGCCGCGTCGACGCGGGCGGCACGCTGGTGGCGCTGGACCGCCGGCTGCTGGCGGCCGAGCTCGAGTCGGCGAGCGCGGCCCGCGACCTCGCGGCCTTCGAGGCGGCGCGCCAGGAGTCGCTGCTGGCCGAGAACATGGTGAGCGAGTGGGAGGCGCGCGCGGCGCGCACCCAGCTGCGTCAGGCCGAGGCCGCGCTGGACGTCGCCACGCTGCGGCACGAGCGGGCGCGCATTCCCGCGCCCTTCGCGGGCGTGGTGACCGAGCGCTACGTGGAACTGGGACAGCTCATCAGCCCCGGGATGCCGGTGGCGCGCGTGGTGGACCCCAGCGTGCTGAAGCTCGAATGCTCGGTGAGCGACCGCGACGTGGCGCTGCTCGAGAAGGGCAAGCGCGCCGACGTGCAGTTCGGCGTCGACGGCCCGCGCTCCCAGGGCCGCGTGCACTGGGTGGGCCTCGAAGCGGACCCGATGAGCGGCAAGTTCCCCGTGGAGATCCGCGTGGACAACCCCGACCTGGCCCTGCGGCCGGGCGTGATGGGGCGGGCGCTGCTGCTGAAGGCGCGGCACGAGAACGTGATCAGCATCCCGCGGGACGCGGTGCTGCAGCGCGGCGGCGGCCCCGCCGCCTTCGTGGTGCAGGACGGCCGCGCGGTCGAGCGCGACCTGGAGCTCGGCGCCGACCAGGGACTCATGGTGGTGGTCACCCGCGGTCTGAGCGCGGGGGAGCGCCTGGTGGTGCGCGGTCAGCGTGAGCTGGTGGCCGGCGGGCCGGTCAACGTCACCGAGACCACCGAGCGGCCGGATGGCAGCCTGGCCGGCGATCCCGCGGAGTTCGGCGCGGCGGCGTCGGCGGGGGGCGGCGGCCGATGA
- a CDS encoding efflux RND transporter permease subunit translates to MKITEISVHRSLTVFTLMAITLIVGVASYLGLPRESSPDVKIPYVMVVAPYVGTSPADMEHLVTRKLEQQLKGIPDLEEMISSSLEGASQISLEFSTDVEMSDALQKVRDAVEMAKPDLPDDVRDDLVIQELSSSDWPILQILLSADYDPVRLKKVAEDLQEEIERVEGVLSVGISGAVEQEVRVDVDPERLRYYGLGLGDVMDALRLENVNIPGGELGLGTYDYQVRVPGEFSSLEEIPRIVLNPAADEPVSLGDVASVRLDLADRATESRLNGVASVSLSVTKRSGENIIRIADEIKRIVEAERANLPAGTQLTMTGDQSVYIRDMVRELENNILSGLILVVAVLFLFLGWTNSLFVGSAIPFSMLLSFIVLRAMGITLNMVVLFSLILALGMLVDNAIVVVENIFRHRGMGMSRTEAALQGTSQVTAPVIASTLTTICAFGPLVFWPGIMGEFMKYLPITVIVTLVASLFVALVFNPVLCSTFMKVPTPRAPGRERLGDKLFQLGLRTYEPTVRWALRHRALTLFGMFALLILVLVLFGRFNAGVELFPDTDPTFAYVNIEAPSGTRLEQSDAYARQVEVEVAKVPELVAYWTEVGSTGGEMFGGSGGGGNLATVSMEFIKAEDRTVNSRDSMTKLRERLAGFTGAELRIDKQEEGPPTGAPVNIEISGDDFATLGDLAETVTERIRDLPGLVDLEDDYDRGRPELRIIPDPEKAARLGLRTMDLASTLRTAIHGDDVGEYRVGEDEYDIVVRFAEPSRKNVEDLENLTLFYEGKYIPLAAFADIRFETGLGAITRKDAERVVTVSADVGEGYNGNAILAQVQQRLDGFELPPGYHLAFTGESEDQEESNTFLFKRSFPIVLMLILLVLISQFTSLTVPFVIMSSVILSFIGVFTGLMVHRTPFGIIMTGVGVISLAGVVVNNAIVLLDYILKLREEGMEPIEAIVEAGKTRFRPVILTAVTTVLGLIPLTTGFSVNFEGIFTGDFSHAVTIGGESSQWWGPMGLAVIWGLTVATFLTLVVVPVMYSTIDPTKAWMLRRAKAVLRPFRRA, encoded by the coding sequence ATGAAGATCACCGAGATCTCGGTTCACCGCTCGCTGACGGTCTTCACCCTCATGGCGATCACGCTGATCGTGGGCGTGGCGTCCTATCTCGGCCTGCCGCGCGAGTCGTCGCCGGACGTGAAGATTCCCTACGTCATGGTCGTCGCGCCCTATGTGGGCACGAGCCCGGCGGACATGGAGCACCTCGTCACGCGCAAGCTCGAGCAGCAGCTGAAGGGCATCCCCGATCTCGAGGAGATGATCAGCAGCTCGCTCGAGGGGGCGTCGCAGATCTCGCTGGAGTTCAGCACGGACGTCGAGATGAGCGACGCCCTGCAGAAGGTGCGCGACGCGGTGGAGATGGCGAAGCCCGACCTGCCGGACGACGTCCGCGACGACCTGGTGATCCAGGAGCTCAGCTCGAGCGACTGGCCGATCCTCCAGATCCTGCTCTCGGCGGACTACGACCCGGTGCGCCTGAAGAAGGTGGCCGAGGACCTGCAGGAGGAGATCGAGCGCGTCGAGGGCGTGCTCTCCGTGGGCATCAGCGGCGCGGTGGAGCAGGAGGTCCGGGTCGACGTGGATCCGGAGCGATTGCGCTACTACGGCCTGGGTCTCGGTGACGTGATGGACGCGCTGCGTCTGGAGAACGTCAACATCCCGGGCGGCGAGCTGGGCCTCGGCACCTACGACTACCAGGTGCGCGTGCCCGGCGAGTTCAGCTCGCTGGAGGAGATCCCGCGCATCGTGCTCAATCCGGCCGCCGACGAACCGGTGAGCCTGGGCGACGTCGCCAGCGTGCGCCTCGACCTGGCCGACCGCGCGACCGAGTCGCGCCTCAACGGCGTGGCCTCGGTGAGCCTGTCGGTGACGAAGCGGAGCGGCGAGAACATCATCCGCATCGCGGACGAGATCAAGCGCATCGTGGAGGCCGAGCGGGCGAACCTGCCGGCGGGCACCCAGCTCACCATGACCGGCGACCAGTCGGTCTACATCCGCGACATGGTGCGCGAGCTGGAGAACAACATCCTGAGCGGCCTGATTCTCGTGGTGGCCGTGCTCTTCCTCTTCCTCGGCTGGACGAACTCGCTCTTCGTGGGCTCGGCGATCCCCTTCTCGATGCTGCTCAGCTTCATCGTGCTGCGCGCGATGGGCATCACGCTGAACATGGTGGTGCTCTTCTCGCTGATCCTGGCGCTGGGCATGCTGGTGGACAACGCGATCGTGGTGGTCGAGAACATCTTCCGGCACCGCGGCATGGGCATGAGCCGCACCGAGGCGGCGCTGCAGGGCACGAGCCAGGTGACGGCGCCCGTGATCGCCTCCACGCTGACGACGATCTGCGCCTTCGGCCCCCTGGTCTTCTGGCCCGGCATCATGGGCGAGTTCATGAAGTACCTGCCCATCACCGTGATCGTCACCCTGGTGGCCTCGCTCTTCGTGGCGCTGGTCTTCAACCCGGTGCTCTGCTCCACGTTCATGAAGGTGCCCACGCCCCGCGCTCCCGGGCGCGAACGCCTGGGCGACAAGCTCTTCCAGCTCGGCCTGCGCACCTACGAGCCCACGGTCCGCTGGGCGCTTCGGCATCGCGCCCTGACGCTCTTCGGCATGTTCGCGCTGCTGATCCTCGTGCTGGTGCTCTTCGGACGCTTCAACGCGGGCGTCGAGCTGTTCCCCGACACCGATCCCACCTTCGCCTACGTGAACATCGAGGCACCCAGCGGCACCCGGCTCGAGCAGAGCGACGCCTACGCCCGCCAGGTGGAGGTCGAGGTGGCCAAGGTGCCCGAGCTGGTGGCCTACTGGACGGAAGTGGGCAGCACCGGCGGCGAGATGTTCGGCGGCAGCGGCGGCGGCGGCAACCTGGCCACCGTGAGCATGGAGTTCATCAAGGCCGAGGACCGCACCGTGAACTCCCGCGACAGCATGACCAAGCTGCGCGAGCGCCTGGCCGGCTTCACTGGCGCCGAGCTGCGCATCGACAAGCAGGAGGAGGGGCCGCCCACGGGCGCGCCGGTGAACATCGAGATCTCGGGCGACGACTTCGCCACCCTGGGCGACCTGGCCGAGACCGTGACCGAGCGCATCCGCGATCTCCCCGGGCTCGTGGACCTGGAGGACGACTACGACCGCGGCCGCCCGGAGCTGCGGATCATCCCCGATCCCGAGAAGGCGGCGCGGCTGGGCCTGCGCACCATGGACCTGGCCAGCACCCTGCGCACGGCGATCCATGGCGACGACGTCGGCGAGTACCGGGTGGGGGAGGACGAGTACGACATCGTCGTCCGCTTCGCGGAGCCCTCGCGCAAGAACGTGGAGGACCTGGAGAACCTGACGCTCTTCTACGAGGGCAAGTACATCCCGCTGGCCGCCTTCGCGGACATCCGTTTCGAGACCGGTCTGGGCGCGATCACGCGCAAGGACGCCGAGCGCGTGGTCACCGTGTCGGCCGACGTGGGCGAGGGCTACAACGGCAACGCGATCCTGGCCCAGGTCCAGCAGCGGCTCGACGGCTTCGAGCTGCCGCCGGGCTATCATCTGGCCTTCACCGGCGAGAGCGAGGACCAGGAGGAGAGCAACACCTTCCTCTTCAAGCGGAGCTTCCCCATCGTGCTCATGCTGATCCTGCTGGTCCTGATCTCGCAGTTCACGAGCCTGACGGTGCCCTTCGTGATCATGTCCAGCGTGATCCTGTCCTTCATCGGCGTCTTCACCGGGCTCATGGTGCACCGCACGCCCTTCGGCATCATCATGACCGGCGTCGGCGTGATCTCCCTGGCGGGCGTGGTGGTGAACAACGCCATCGTGCTGCTCGATTACATCCTCAAGCTGCGCGAAGAGGGGATGGAGCCCATCGAGGCGATCGTCGAGGCCGGCAAGACCCGCTTCCGCCCGGTGATCCTGACCGCGGTCACAACGGTGCTGGGCCTGATCCCGCTGACCACGGGCTTCTCGGTGAACTTCGAGGGGATCTTCACCGGCGACTTCAGCCATGCCGTCACCATCGGCGGCGAGTCGAGCCAGTGGTGGGGCCCCATGGGCCTCGCGGTGATCTGGGGCCTGACCGTGGCCACCTTCCTCACCCTCGTCGTGGTGCCGGTGATGTACTCCACCATCGACCCGACCAAGGCGTGGATGCTGCGGCGGGCCAAGGCGGTGCTGCGTCCCTTCCGCCGCGCCTAG
- a CDS encoding DUF3667 domain-containing protein → MPPDPHTPNRSLGCPNCGAAGGSDFCPDCGQDNRRGRLDGRHLLGEFLQNLADLDTSLLRTLRGLVRSPGGLAADYVAGRRARYVSPLRFFLGATALFLLVHRLTGLDLDAGLGMGVSITGGPGDAAGRAEAARGFIASHLDAVVVIALPVIAAFQRLLFRGFDRNYAETLVYLFFVQGQLFLYDIALLSVGFWRQEAVVPARLALHLLMLCTANRAFYGASWPRSVTLGLLGTAGYLLIMGIVAGLVVALTLFFA, encoded by the coding sequence GTGCCGCCCGATCCGCACACCCCGAACCGGTCCCTCGGCTGCCCCAACTGCGGCGCGGCGGGCGGGAGCGACTTCTGTCCGGACTGCGGTCAGGACAACCGGCGGGGCCGTCTCGACGGCCGCCATCTCCTCGGGGAGTTCCTGCAGAACCTGGCCGACCTGGACACCTCGCTGCTGCGCACCCTGCGCGGGCTGGTCCGCTCGCCGGGCGGCCTCGCCGCGGACTACGTCGCCGGCCGGCGCGCGCGCTACGTGAGCCCGCTGCGCTTCTTCCTCGGCGCGACGGCCCTCTTCCTCCTGGTGCACCGCCTCACGGGACTGGACCTGGACGCGGGACTCGGCATGGGCGTCTCGATCACGGGAGGGCCGGGCGACGCCGCCGGCAGGGCGGAGGCGGCGCGGGGGTTCATCGCCTCGCACCTGGACGCGGTCGTGGTGATCGCCCTGCCGGTGATCGCGGCCTTCCAGCGCCTCCTCTTCCGGGGCTTCGACCGCAACTACGCCGAGACGCTCGTCTACCTGTTCTTCGTGCAGGGACAGCTCTTCCTCTACGACATCGCGCTGCTGAGCGTGGGCTTCTGGAGGCAGGAAGCGGTGGTGCCGGCGCGGCTGGCCCTGCACCTGCTGATGCTGTGCACGGCCAACCGCGCGTTCTACGGCGCGAGCTGGCCGCGCAGCGTGACGCTGGGACTGCTGGGAACGGCGGGCTACCTGCTCATCATGGGCATCGTGGCCGGCCTGGTGGTCGCCCTCACCCTCTTCTTCGCCTAG
- a CDS encoding metalloregulator ArsR/SmtB family transcription factor, whose protein sequence is MHPDPQALTEYRDKLFDQFGLLGRALSSPRRLQLLDLLCQAERGVDELAQETGLGASNVSQHLRVLKSCHLVDFTKDGLHVRYHVADPEVAAFWNGFRKLALGRMAEVRELLRAQHEGVEGSEAIDAEDLQRRLDAGTVCLIDVRPEAEFRAGHLPGAISVPLDHLVDRLADLPRDRELVAYCRGPFCVLADEAVRALRERGVQARRLAEGPLEWAELGHAVES, encoded by the coding sequence ATGCACCCCGACCCTCAAGCGCTGACCGAGTACCGGGACAAGCTCTTCGACCAGTTCGGCCTCCTGGGCCGGGCGCTGTCGAGCCCCCGCCGGCTGCAGCTCCTTGACCTGCTCTGCCAGGCCGAACGCGGCGTGGACGAGCTGGCCCAGGAGACGGGCCTGGGGGCCTCGAACGTCTCCCAGCATCTCCGCGTCCTGAAGTCCTGCCACCTGGTGGACTTCACCAAGGACGGCCTCCACGTCCGCTACCACGTGGCGGACCCGGAGGTGGCGGCGTTCTGGAACGGCTTCCGCAAGCTCGCGCTGGGGCGCATGGCCGAGGTGCGCGAACTGCTGCGCGCCCAGCACGAGGGCGTCGAGGGGTCCGAGGCGATCGACGCCGAGGACCTGCAGCGGCGCCTCGACGCCGGCACCGTCTGCCTGATCGACGTGAGGCCCGAGGCCGAGTTCAGGGCCGGCCATCTGCCGGGGGCCATCTCGGTGCCCCTGGACCACCTGGTGGACCGGCTCGCCGACCTGCCGCGCGACCGCGAACTCGTGGCCTACTGCCGCGGTCCCTTCTGCGTCCTCGCCGACGAAGCCGTGCGCGCCCTGCGCGAGCGCGGCGTGCAGGCGAGACGACTCGCGGAAGGACCGCTGGAGTGGGCCGAGCTCGGTCACGCGGTCGAATCCTAG
- a CDS encoding MMPL family transporter: MQTSKHALVNFAIKHPRWVVTLAILVTVAMGAFIPRAVIDTDPENMLQADEPVRVSHSRIKEEFGLSDYLVLGFTGDSNLLTPDFTARLGELVTNIESMEGVIGDDILAPSTVDDIYRTPDGSLVVSGLDEARTGWDAQPGVAEKIDANPMLRGKLASADGKVVAVYIPLSEKRYASAVAEAIEGKMARIGGFGDYHITGLPVAQDTFGGEMFKQMGISAPLAGLLIFLLMLLFFRKMPVVAAPMIIAVMTVTITMGALIAMGFTVHIMSSMIPIFLLPIAVLNSIHILSEFHERYQTSHSRGAAMTDAMDELFKPMIFTTATTVVGFGSLMSASIPPVRVFGAFVAAGVAVAWLLSVTFNPAYAMLLPERSLANFGRQDDAHGPLGRFLPRLGRAAVNLRWPVLAVTTVLLAISAIGISRIVVNDNPTKWFKPDHPIRVAERELGSKLAGTYMAYLEFDAGQTEDGSVKTPATLRLMEGLQQRLAALPQVGATTGITDIVKKVRFELSDGDSARYALPDDANEISQELFLYEIAGGDPDDLYRFITPDGDKAVLWIQLKDGDNQAVLETVEAASSYMAASAVPMGMTFDWGGLTYINVVWQDKMVAGMRNALLGSFVVVLLMMIFLLRSVFMGLISMIPLTVTIAMVYGFVGLSGKAYDMPIAVLSSLTLGLSVDFAIHFLKRGQELHRSHGSIAAAMEELFQEPARAISRNIVVIALGFVPLLFAALVPYVTVGVFFLAIMALSGSATFLILPGLIRLRGEAAFMPWGARKGAPAVSINNDLAKEASR; this comes from the coding sequence ATGCAAACGTCCAAGCACGCCCTGGTGAACTTCGCCATCAAGCACCCGCGCTGGGTGGTGACGCTGGCGATCCTGGTGACGGTGGCGATGGGGGCCTTCATTCCCCGCGCCGTCATCGACACGGACCCCGAGAACATGCTGCAGGCCGACGAGCCGGTGCGGGTGAGCCACTCGCGCATCAAGGAGGAGTTCGGCCTGTCGGACTACCTGGTGCTGGGCTTCACGGGCGACAGCAACCTGCTCACGCCCGACTTCACCGCCCGCCTCGGGGAGCTGGTGACGAACATCGAGTCCATGGAGGGCGTGATCGGCGACGACATCCTCGCGCCTTCCACGGTGGACGACATCTACCGCACGCCGGACGGCTCGCTGGTGGTCAGCGGCCTCGACGAGGCGCGCACGGGCTGGGACGCGCAGCCCGGCGTGGCCGAGAAGATCGACGCCAACCCCATGCTGCGCGGCAAGCTGGCCTCCGCCGACGGGAAGGTGGTGGCCGTCTACATCCCCTTGAGCGAGAAGCGCTACGCCAGCGCGGTGGCCGAGGCCATCGAGGGCAAGATGGCGAGGATCGGCGGCTTCGGCGACTACCACATCACCGGGTTGCCCGTGGCGCAGGACACCTTCGGCGGCGAGATGTTCAAGCAGATGGGCATCTCCGCGCCGCTGGCCGGCCTGCTGATCTTCCTGCTCATGCTGCTCTTCTTCCGCAAGATGCCGGTGGTGGCCGCGCCGATGATCATCGCCGTGATGACGGTGACGATCACCATGGGCGCGCTGATCGCCATGGGCTTCACCGTGCACATCATGAGCTCGATGATCCCGATCTTCCTGCTGCCGATCGCGGTGCTGAACTCCATCCACATCCTGTCGGAGTTCCACGAGCGCTACCAGACCTCGCACTCGCGCGGCGCGGCGATGACCGACGCCATGGACGAGCTGTTCAAGCCGATGATCTTCACCACCGCGACCACGGTGGTGGGCTTCGGTTCGCTGATGAGCGCGTCGATCCCGCCGGTGCGCGTCTTCGGCGCCTTCGTGGCCGCGGGCGTCGCGGTGGCCTGGCTGCTCTCGGTCACCTTCAACCCGGCCTACGCCATGCTGCTGCCCGAGCGCAGCCTGGCCAACTTCGGACGCCAGGACGACGCCCACGGCCCGCTCGGCCGCTTCCTGCCCCGCCTGGGCCGCGCGGCCGTGAATCTGCGCTGGCCGGTGCTGGCGGTCACCACCGTCCTGCTGGCGATCAGCGCGATCGGGATCAGCCGCATCGTCGTGAACGACAACCCCACCAAGTGGTTCAAGCCGGACCACCCCATCCGCGTGGCCGAGCGCGAGCTGGGCAGCAAGCTCGCGGGCACCTACATGGCCTACCTGGAGTTCGACGCCGGCCAGACCGAGGACGGCAGCGTGAAAACCCCCGCGACGCTGCGCCTGATGGAGGGCCTGCAGCAGCGCCTGGCGGCCCTGCCGCAGGTGGGGGCGACGACGGGGATCACGGACATCGTCAAGAAGGTGCGCTTCGAGCTCAGCGACGGCGACTCCGCGCGCTACGCGCTGCCCGATGACGCGAACGAGATCTCACAGGAGCTCTTCCTCTACGAGATCGCCGGCGGCGACCCCGACGACCTCTACCGCTTCATCACGCCCGACGGCGACAAGGCGGTGCTCTGGATCCAGCTCAAGGACGGCGACAACCAGGCCGTGCTGGAGACGGTCGAGGCGGCCTCCAGCTACATGGCCGCGAGCGCCGTACCCATGGGCATGACCTTCGACTGGGGCGGGCTCACCTACATCAACGTCGTCTGGCAGGACAAGATGGTCGCCGGCATGCGAAACGCTCTGCTCGGCTCCTTCGTCGTCGTCCTGCTGATGATGATCTTCCTGCTGCGCTCGGTGTTCATGGGCCTGATCTCCATGATCCCGCTGACGGTGACCATCGCCATGGTCTACGGCTTCGTCGGTCTCAGCGGCAAGGCCTACGACATGCCGATCGCGGTCCTGAGTTCTCTCACCCTCGGGCTCTCAGTGGACTTCGCGATCCACTTCCTCAAGCGCGGGCAGGAACTCCACCGCAGCCACGGTTCGATCGCCGCCGCGATGGAGGAGCTGTTCCAGGAGCCGGCGCGGGCCATCAGCCGCAACATCGTGGTGATCGCGCTGGGCTTCGTGCCCCTGCTCTTCGCCGCCCTGGTGCCCTACGTCACCGTGGGCGTCTTCTTCCTCGCCATCATGGCGCTGTCCGGCAGCGCCACCTTCCTGATCCTGCCCGGCCTCATCCGCCTGCGCGGCGAGGCCGCGTTCATGCCCTGGGGCGCCCGCAAGGGTGCCCCGGCCGTGTCCATCAACAACGATCTGGCCAAGGAGGCTAGCCGATGA
- a CDS encoding outer membrane lipoprotein-sorting protein, which yields MKTLSLLFATAVVLTLGSAGAAAAEDAAALMNAAHAAYYYAGDGGSAKVHMVLTDKQGREREREFWMLRADIADMGDQNYYTYFITPADVRKTGFLVHKHADGNDDRWLYIPALDLVKRIAADDRGSSFVGSDFSYEDVSGRLPALDAHTLVGEDTVMDRKAWKIESAPKDAGTADWDRKLTWIDQDSKLPLREEYYKGGALQRVFTVDAIETVDGFPTATVRSMRDEKRGKHSTIRFDEISYTLNMKPDDFTERLLKNPPREYTR from the coding sequence ATGAAAACCCTGTCCCTGCTCTTCGCGACCGCCGTCGTCCTCACGCTGGGGAGCGCCGGCGCCGCCGCGGCCGAGGACGCCGCCGCGCTCATGAACGCCGCCCATGCGGCCTACTATTACGCCGGCGACGGCGGCAGCGCCAAGGTCCACATGGTCCTGACCGACAAGCAGGGCCGCGAGCGCGAGCGCGAGTTCTGGATGCTGCGCGCGGACATCGCCGACATGGGCGATCAGAACTACTACACCTACTTCATCACGCCGGCCGACGTGCGCAAGACGGGCTTCCTCGTCCACAAGCACGCGGATGGGAACGACGACCGCTGGCTCTACATTCCCGCGCTCGACCTGGTGAAGCGCATCGCCGCTGACGACCGCGGCAGCAGCTTCGTGGGCTCGGACTTCAGCTACGAGGACGTCTCCGGCCGCCTGCCCGCGCTGGACGCGCACACGCTCGTCGGCGAGGACACCGTGATGGACCGCAAGGCCTGGAAGATCGAGAGCGCGCCGAAGGACGCCGGCACGGCCGACTGGGACCGCAAGCTCACCTGGATCGACCAGGACAGCAAGCTGCCCCTCCGCGAGGAGTACTACAAGGGCGGCGCGCTGCAGCGGGTCTTCACGGTGGACGCCATCGAGACGGTCGACGGCTTCCCCACCGCCACGGTGCGCAGCATGCGCGACGAGAAGCGCGGCAAGCACAGCACCATCCGCTTCGACGAGATCAGCTACACGCTGAACATGAAGCCGGACGACTTCACCGAGCGCCTGCTCAAGAACCCCCCGCGCGAATACACGAGGTGA
- a CDS encoding DUF2892 domain-containing protein: protein MPMEAAIRAIAGGFVLLSLALATWVSPWWLLFTAFVGVNLIQSAFTGWCLMQDILRKTFYRKALQQGA from the coding sequence CTGCCAATGGAAGCCGCCATCCGCGCCATCGCGGGCGGTTTCGTCCTGCTGAGCCTCGCGCTCGCCACCTGGGTGAGTCCGTGGTGGCTGCTCTTCACCGCCTTCGTGGGCGTCAATCTGATCCAGAGCGCCTTCACGGGCTGGTGCCTGATGCAGGACATCCTGCGCAAGACGTTCTACCGCAAGGCGCTGCAGCAGGGCGCCTAG